The segment CGGTGGCCTGCCCCGGCCCCGGCAGGGTGGGGAAGGTCACCGTGCCCGGGGGATCACGGCGCCGCCTGCCCTCCCGTTTTCCCCTTTCACTTGGCGAAATCCACACTCCACACGCCGCCCTCCACGCACCGCCCTCCGCGCTCAGAGCGCGGGGCTGCCCGATACGACGGGTGCGACCGCCCGGTCGCCGAAGGCCGTCCACGGCCGCCATCCGCCGCTCGGCCGGTCCTGGACGCGGGTGCGCATCCGGCCTTCGGCGGTGACGGCGAAGACGTGCGTCCGCCCGGTGGAAAGCAACTCGGTGACCGAGACGGTCGTGTCCGTGGTCGCGTCGGTGAACGCGACGCCCGGCTCGCTCCAGTGCAGCAGATCGGCGGACCGCCGGAAGGCCACGACATGGTGGCCGCCCGCGCTGGAGAGCTCCGTGTAGTACATGAGCGTGGGTGGTCCACGGACCGTTCGGGCTCGGCGCGGAGGCGTGGACGAAGGAGGTCTCCCCCGTGCTGTCCGGGGATTCGCCGCGCGGAGCGCTGTCCCCGACGCTGCTGAACAGGTGCCAGTGGCCCTGGGCCTTGATCAGGGTGTGGTCGTTGAGGTAGCGCGGGCCCGCGGGGGTGGAGGGGTCGTAGACGTAGGCGAAGGGGCCGGCGCCGGCCCACCGGGCGGTTGGTAGGGCATCGGCGACGTGGGAGGCGCCGGTCGCGGTCCGGCCGGTGTCCAGGAACGGGAGCGCGCCCGCCCCGGCGGCGCCCCGCAGGAGGGTGCGTCTGCTGATCGCGGGCATGAGTCTCTCCAGAGGGGCCGCGTGGTCGGCCGTGCCCGAACGGGGGGGCACGGCCGGCCACGGAGAGCGCGTGTGGGGCCGTCGGAGACCGGTCAGCCCTGGGTGGGGCCGGCGGTGGTGTTGAGCCAGGTCCATTCGGACCAGGTGGAGAAGCCGGTCTGCCATGTGTGGAAGGTGCCGGTGTGGTTGGTGCCGAAGACTTCCATCCGGCCGTCGGCGTTGGTGGCCGCCGTGACCTCGGTGCCGCCGCCGCCGAAGGCGTTCCAGTCGCCGTACGCCCCGTTGACGGCGCGCTGCCAGGTGTGCATGGCCGTACTGCCGTTCATGGCGAAGACCTCGACCCGGCCGTCCGGTGTGCGTTCGCTGCTGAGTTGCGCGTCGGCGGGACCGCCGGTCCCCTCCCAGCCCGACCAACTGACCGTGGTGGTCTGGCACTTGTGGAACACCCCGTTCGGGCCGGAGGCGAACACCTCCAGGCGGCCGTCGGCATTGTGGTCGACGGTGAGGTCGTGGCCGCCGCCTCCGAAGGTCTCCCACGTCGACCAGCCGCCGTTGGGGGCCGTCTGGTAGGCGTGCTGGAAGGTGTCGGCGCCCAGGGCGAAGACCTCCAGGCGGCCGTCGGGCGACTTCTCCATCTCCACCCGGCTGTCGGCGGGGCCGCCGCCGGTGGCCTCCCACTCCGACCACCCGCCGTTGGGGGCGAGTTGGTACCGGTGGAAGAGGCCGACCGGACCTGAGGCGTAGACCTCGATGCGGCCGTCGGCGTTGACACCGGCCGCGGTGTCGCGGCCGCCACCGCCGAAGGTCTCCCAGTTCGACCAGCCGCCGGAGGGGGAGAGCTGCCAGCGGTGCTGGAAGGTGCTGCCCGACAGGGCGAACATCTCCAGACGGCCGTCGGCATTGGGCGCGATCGCCAGTTCGGCGTTGCCCGGCCCGCCGAGCGGTTCCCAGGCCGACCAGTTGCCGTTCACTTCCTGCTGCCAGGCGTGGTGCACCCCGTCGGCGCCGGCGGCGAACACCTCCAGCCGTCCGTCCGCCGACCGCGCCGACACCACGCGGCCCGACTCCGCCGGATACACCGGCGGCTTGGGGCGCGGCCCGCTGCCGGGGGTGCAGGGCAGGACGACGCCGCGCTCCGCCAGGTAGACCTCGGGGTCGATGCCGTAGGAGGTGGACCGGTCCCCCCAGATCCGCAGGTGGAGGTGGGAGCCGTCGACGTCGGTGCCCTCCGCGCCCATCAGGGCGATCTGCTGGCCTGCCACGACGTGGTCGCCCACGGAGACGTCGCGGCGGGACATGTGCCCGTACTCGGAGATCCGCCCGTCGGGGTGCAGCACGCGGATCCACTGGCCGTAGTCGCCGGTGTATCCGGAGATGGTCACTTCGCCGTCGCCGACGGCGTAGATCGGGGTCCCGACGTCGTTGGCGATGTCGACGCCGTTGTGGCCGCTGTGGAAGTGCTGGGACACCCAGCCGGTGGTCGGGCAGGCCGCGGTGAGCTCGGCGGGCCGGGCCTCGGCCGAACCCGTGGCGGCCGGCACCGACAGCGCTGAAAGGAGTACGGCAGTCGCCGCGAGGACACGGCTCAGGGGGCCGTTCACGCCTTGCGCAGCCGGTCGATGATGCCGTTGATGTCGTCCTGCAGCAGATCCCGGCGGACATAGTGACCGCCGCCCACCTCGTGCTGCTCGTAGGGGATGCCCGCGCGGTCGAGGTTCCACTTGAACTCCCGCTGGGTGGCCAGCACCAGGGTTTCATTGGCGTAACCCTGGATGTCCTCGGGGCTGGTACCGGCGACCAGGAAGACCCGCTTGTTCCGGTAGCTCTCGATGCGCTCGCACGGGTTGTCCGCGCTGACCCGGGCCTGGTCCCAGAAGGGCACGCCATAGATGCTGCCGCCGTTCAGTTCCACCGCGGCGGAGGAGGCGTTGGCCCAGTGGGTCACCAGGTCACCGTTGCCCCCGCGCAGGTTGGCCGGGCCGGAGTGGGCGCTGACCGAGGCGAAGTGGCCGTAGTACTTGGCCGCGTACTTCAGGGCGCCGAAGCCGCCCATGGAGAACCCGGAGACGGCGCGGCCGTCGTATTCGGCGTAGGTGCGGAAGTTCGCGTCGATCCACGGGATCAGCTGACCGATGTGGAAGTACTCCCAGTTCCGGGCACCGATGTTGGAGCTCACCGGGTTGGAGTACCAGCCGGCGCGCCCGCCGTCGGGCATCACGACGATGAGGTCCTTCCAGGCGGTCAGACCCCGGATGTCGTGGAACCGGTCGAAGGTGATGAAGTCCTCCAGGCCACCGTGCAGCAGGTAGAGGACGGGGTAGCGGCGCCCGCTGGTGTGGTAGCCGTCGGGGAGCAGCACGTTGACGGCCGGGGTCCAGCCGCCGATGGCGGAAGTCTGGAACCGGTAGTACCACATCCGGGGATCCTGCTCGCCGCGTTCCGTGATGTGCAGGCCGGGAATGTCACCGACGGCGGAAGCGGTCGACGCGGCGGCGAGGACTCCCGCGCCGCCCATGGCCATCGCGGCCGTGAGGGCACCGGCGGTCTTCAGGATGTTCCTGCGGCTGGGGTGCTGCGCGCTCACTGTGTCCTCCTGATCGGGAGCCTGACGATGCGTCCGGAAGGTAGCAACGGTGCCGGGCCGGGAGACCCCGGAAGATTCCGGACTGACAGGGGTGGGCGCGTCGGCTATGGCCTGTCGGGAACTGTCGGAGCCGGCGTCATCGGGATTTCATCGCTCCTCCCTAGCGTGGCCGCGGTCAGACGAAGGCCCGGACCACAGGGGAAGGACGGCTCGATGGCGCGGAGGAGATTCAGAGCGAGGCTGCCGATGGTGGCCACGGCCGCGGTGGCGGCGGTGCTGAGCACGATGGCGGCCACCGGGGCGCCGGCTCCGGGACAGGCGCCCGACAAGCCGACCATCCGTTACACCGAGTACGGAATCCCGCACATCATCGCTTCCGACTGGGCGGGACTGGGCACGGGCTACGGATACGCCGCGGCCAAGGACAACATCTGCACCTTGGCCGACACCTATCTGATGGTCAACGCCCAGCGGTCCCGCTATCTGGGGCCGGACGGCAAGGCGAGCCCCGGCGAGCACCAGAACACCACGACGAACCTCAACAGCGACCTCTACTTCCAGCGGATGAACGACAACCGGGTGGTGGAGCGGCTGATCGACCTGCCCGCGCCGGGCGGGCCGGAGCCGGAGGTCAAGGAGGCCATTCGCGGCTACGTCCAGGGGTACAACAGGTACCTGGCCGAGACGGGCGTGGACCACATCACCGACCCGGCCTGCCGCGGCAAGGCGTGGGTGCGGCCGATCACGGAGCTGGACGTCTACCGGCACGCGCACGCCGAGATCATCATGGGCACCGCGGACGTGCTGCTCGACGGCCAGGTGAACGCGGCTCCCCCGGGGGCTTCGGCCGCCGCTCCGGGCGCCGCCCCGCCGGCCTCCTCGGCCGCGGAGACCGCGGCGAAGATCCGCGACGCTATGGCGGTCAGCCGGCAGCAGAGCATGGGCAGCAACGCGCTGGCGGTCGGCTCGCAGGGCGTGTCCGGGGGCACGAGCATGCTGCTCGCGAATCCGCACTTCCCCTGGCAGGGCAAGAACCGGATGTGGCAGAGCCAGCTGACGATCCCGGGCAGGATCAATGTCTCCGGGGCCAGCCTGCTCGGCTTCCCCGCGGTGAACATCGGGCACAACGACGATGTCGCCTGGAGCCACACCGTCGCCACGGTGGCCCCCTTCGGGCTGTTCGACGTACAGGTCGATCCGCTGAACCCGACCAACTACCTGGTCGACGGCGCCTGGGAGGCGATGACCTCACAGCAGGTCGGTGTCGACGTGCTGAACGCGGACGGCTCCATCGGCAGGGTCAACAGGACCTTGTGGGCGACGCGTTACGGCCCGATCACCACACAGGTGCTGACCGTGCCGCTGCCCTGGGTGGTCAGCGCGCACGCGGTGCGCGACGTGAACATGGACAACTTGCGGGCGCTGAACACCTGGTTCCACCTCGACCAGGCCAAGGACGTCGACGAGGTGGTGAACACCCTGGAGACCACGCAGGGCGTCCCCTTCTTCAACACCGTCGCCTCCGACCGCAAGGGCAACGCCCTGTACGCGGACATCCAGGCCACCCCGAACATCACCGACGAGCACGCCCAGTCGTGCCTGACCCTGACCGGGCAGGCTCTGTTCAACCAGGTGCTGCGGCTGCCGAACGTGCCGCCGGTCTCCATCTTCGACGGCAAACGCAGCGCGTGTGACTGGCCCGCCGATCCGAACGCGGTCGCACCGGGGCTGCTGGACCCGCACAAGCAGCCGCGGCTGATCCGCAAGGACTTCGTCGGCAACGCCAACGACAGCGCCTGGCTGGCCCACCCCGAGCAACCGCTGTCCTTCCCCCGGGTGATGGGCGACACGGCGGCGCCCCGGTCGCTGCGCACCCAGGAGTTGATCCTGACCGCGCAGAAGCGGATCAACGGAACCGACGGCCTGCCCGGCCGGGGGTTCACGCCGGAGAACATGCGGCAGCTGCTGTTCGCCGACAACAGCCGGGCCGCCGATCTGGCCCTCGACGCCACGGTGGCGATGTGCCGGGCACAGCCCTTCGGGCTCATCCTGGTGGACGGCCAGCTGGTCAACGTGAGCGAGGCCTGCCCGATCCTGGCCGGGTGGAAGAGCCACGACTTCACGGCGGACAGCCGGGGGTCCTGGCTGTTCGAGAACTACTGGTACGCCCTGCTCGGCGGCCAGTCGGTGGAGAAGCTGCCGTGGCGGATCCCCTTCGACCCCAACGACCCGGTGCACACCCCCAACTCGCTGGACTCCGGGAGCTCCGCCGTCCGCGACGCGTTCGGCCGGACGGTCATCGCCTTCCGCAACGCGGGGATCCCGCTGAACGCGGCGTTGTCGGACGTACAGAAGATCACGCGCAACGGCGAGCAGATCCCGATCCACGGGGCGGTCCACGAGCTGGGCGTGCTGAACGTGGTCACCCCCGGCTCGGTCGACGGCAAGATGGACATCACCTTCGGCTCCAGCTTCGTCCAGCAGGTGCGGTTCACCGCCGACGGTCCGCCGCAGGCCTCTTCCGTACTGGCCTACTCCCAGTCGGCCAACCCGAATTCACCGCACTACGCCGACCAGACCAAGTTGTTCTCGGCCGGCCAGTGGGTGACCGAGCGGTTCACCGAGGAGCAGATCGCTGCCTCGCCGGCATTGGAGGTCAAGGTCCTGGACTGAGACCGAAGGTCCTGAACCGGGACCGGTCTCCCGATCGGTCCCGCACCCGCGCAACGACAAGGCTCACGAGGGAGCACGCTG is part of the Streptomyces katrae genome and harbors:
- a CDS encoding alpha/beta hydrolase-fold protein: MSAQHPSRRNILKTAGALTAAMAMGGAGVLAAASTASAVGDIPGLHITERGEQDPRMWYYRFQTSAIGGWTPAVNVLLPDGYHTSGRRYPVLYLLHGGLEDFITFDRFHDIRGLTAWKDLIVVMPDGGRAGWYSNPVSSNIGARNWEYFHIGQLIPWIDANFRTYAEYDGRAVSGFSMGGFGALKYAAKYYGHFASVSAHSGPANLRGGNGDLVTHWANASSAAVELNGGSIYGVPFWDQARVSADNPCERIESYRNKRVFLVAGTSPEDIQGYANETLVLATQREFKWNLDRAGIPYEQHEVGGGHYVRRDLLQDDINGIIDRLRKA
- a CDS encoding penicillin acylase family protein, with product MARRRFRARLPMVATAAVAAVLSTMAATGAPAPGQAPDKPTIRYTEYGIPHIIASDWAGLGTGYGYAAAKDNICTLADTYLMVNAQRSRYLGPDGKASPGEHQNTTTNLNSDLYFQRMNDNRVVERLIDLPAPGGPEPEVKEAIRGYVQGYNRYLAETGVDHITDPACRGKAWVRPITELDVYRHAHAEIIMGTADVLLDGQVNAAPPGASAAAPGAAPPASSAAETAAKIRDAMAVSRQQSMGSNALAVGSQGVSGGTSMLLANPHFPWQGKNRMWQSQLTIPGRINVSGASLLGFPAVNIGHNDDVAWSHTVATVAPFGLFDVQVDPLNPTNYLVDGAWEAMTSQQVGVDVLNADGSIGRVNRTLWATRYGPITTQVLTVPLPWVVSAHAVRDVNMDNLRALNTWFHLDQAKDVDEVVNTLETTQGVPFFNTVASDRKGNALYADIQATPNITDEHAQSCLTLTGQALFNQVLRLPNVPPVSIFDGKRSACDWPADPNAVAPGLLDPHKQPRLIRKDFVGNANDSAWLAHPEQPLSFPRVMGDTAAPRSLRTQELILTAQKRINGTDGLPGRGFTPENMRQLLFADNSRAADLALDATVAMCRAQPFGLILVDGQLVNVSEACPILAGWKSHDFTADSRGSWLFENYWYALLGGQSVEKLPWRIPFDPNDPVHTPNSLDSGSSAVRDAFGRTVIAFRNAGIPLNAALSDVQKITRNGEQIPIHGAVHELGVLNVVTPGSVDGKMDITFGSSFVQQVRFTADGPPQASSVLAYSQSANPNSPHYADQTKLFSAGQWVTERFTEEQIAASPALEVKVLD
- a CDS encoding peptidoglycan DD-metalloendopeptidase family protein, which encodes MNGPLSRVLAATAVLLSALSVPAATGSAEARPAELTAACPTTGWVSQHFHSGHNGVDIANDVGTPIYAVGDGEVTISGYTGDYGQWIRVLHPDGRISEYGHMSRRDVSVGDHVVAGQQIALMGAEGTDVDGSHLHLRIWGDRSTSYGIDPEVYLAERGVVLPCTPGSGPRPKPPVYPAESGRVVSARSADGRLEVFAAGADGVHHAWQQEVNGNWSAWEPLGGPGNAELAIAPNADGRLEMFALSGSTFQHRWQLSPSGGWSNWETFGGGGRDTAAGVNADGRIEVYASGPVGLFHRYQLAPNGGWSEWEATGGGPADSRVEMEKSPDGRLEVFALGADTFQHAYQTAPNGGWSTWETFGGGGHDLTVDHNADGRLEVFASGPNGVFHKCQTTTVSWSGWEGTGGPADAQLSSERTPDGRVEVFAMNGSTAMHTWQRAVNGAYGDWNAFGGGGTEVTAATNADGRMEVFGTNHTGTFHTWQTGFSTWSEWTWLNTTAGPTQG